The following DNA comes from Mastomys coucha isolate ucsf_1 unplaced genomic scaffold, UCSF_Mcou_1 pScaffold11, whole genome shotgun sequence.
caaactaagtggagagaaacttgaagaaatctcactaaaatcagggactagacaaggctgcccactctctccctacctattcaatattgttcttgaagtcctagccagagcaattagataacaaaaggagaccaaagggatacaaattggaaaagaagaagtcaaattaatcactatttgcaaatgatatgatagaaagaaattagggaagcaacacccttcacaacagtcacaaataatataaaataccttggtgtgactctaactaagcaagtgaaagatctgtgtgacaagaacttcaagtctctgaagaaggaaattgaagaagatctcagaggatggaaagatctcccatgctcatggattggcaggattaatatagtaaaaatgtctatcttgccaaaagcaatctacagattcaatgcaatccccatcaaaattccaactcaattcttcacagagttagagcaatttgcagattcacctggaataacaaaaaaccttggATAGTGAACtgttctcaataataaaagaacttctggtggaatcaccatccctgacctcaagctgcactacagagcaattgtgataaaaactacatggtattggtacagtgacaggcaggtagatcaatggaatagaattgaagacccagaaatgaacctgcacacctatggttacttgatctttgacaaaggagctaaaaacatccagtgaaaaaaggacagcattttcaacaaatggtgctgactcaactggtggttagcatgtagaagaatgcaaatcgatccattcctatctccttgtagaaagctcaagtccaagtggaccaaggacctccacataaaaccagacacactgaaactaatagaaagaaagtggggaagagcctcgagcacatgggcacaggggaaaatttcctaaacagaacaccaatagcttatgctctaagatcaagagttgacaaatgggacctcataaaattgcaaagcttctgtaaggcaaaggacactgtcaataggacaaaactgcagccaacagattgggaaacaacctttactaatcctacatctgatagagggctaatatccaatatattcaaagaactcaagaagtgagacTTGCTCCTTGAACAGCTTCTGAAAGGACTGCTAATCCCTGATAACCTTGGTTTATCTAGCTTTTCAACTGTTCCAGTCAGGATTTAAATTAAACTCTAAACTTTCTCTACACATACAGACTGGACAACAAATGATGCCAGCTAGATTTCTTTTGACTtaataatttttccatttctttttgttctcccAAACAAGGATTCTTTATCACAAGTCACCAGGTCAAAATTATTAGAAGACCATCATAATAATCCCTTAAGTTAGAGTGGATAGTTAGGgtcattttatgaattatagatatgttgtcattttacAGGATGATTACAAGTAGCTATAGTCTTGGATAGGGAGGAAATGAAATGGAGAGGTTAGATTCAGggattccttttccttttcttttccttttctctacctATCTTACTTCCTTAAGTAAAGGAACAAGagttgaaaagaaaatgggggtAATATAGATATGTTATGAGAAATAATGCAAATAGGGGTAAATTATTGATTCTACtctcaaagaaagcattttatatcCTGAATCTTACACTGGTTGAAACCTTATATTTTGATTCAGAATTGAGGCTATGTTTTgatacattggtacagaatttctTATATACAGGTTTACGGTTTTCATCAgtatcaatttttatattttgatacaaaGTTTAAGATTAACTATGTTACAATATAATACATGTATGTTTTAACTCTTGTATAGGTATTAAGCCTGTGCAACTCATTTAGAAATGAAAGATTCCTTTCCAGTTTTAGTACTTGCTATTACAACTTTTAGGGATGGTTAAGAAATGCAGCAAGGCCAGATGGTGATGGcccacgcatttaatcccagctcttgagaagcagaggcagacagatatctgagtttgaggccagcctagtctacagagtgagttctaagacagccagggctatacagagaaaccctgtcttggaggaagaaagagagagagagagagagaaagagagagagagagaggaaaagagagagagagagagggaaagagagagagagagagagagagaNNNNNNNNNNNNNNNNNNNNNNNNNNNNNNNNNNNNNNNNNNNNNNNNNNNNNNNNNNNNNNNNgagagagggaaagagagagagagagagagagagagagagagaggaaggcaggcaggtaggAATGCAGTATGATAGTCACACAGTCAAACTTATGGTCATGTTAGATACTACTCTAGATTATCACAGCAGTACACATCCTGTGTAATACAGGCAACAGGTGGTTGGGACAAGTGACATTTGCTTGTGCAGATATGGTATGAATAGTTTTGATGGTCTTCAAATACCTCAGAGACTCATAGAACATAGCATTTAAACAAAATTTGAACTGAAGATCTTTTCTTGACATTGAGACAGGTCAATTCCTCGCAGGACCTCATTCTACTTCAAAAGTTGATGACCATAAAAACCTCCATGTTAAATTGCTTCAAGTATGACAACCTAGCCAATGGGCAAAGAGAAATACCCTGACTTCACCTGCAGGCAAATTGCTATCTGAAAAGATTTATGGAGCAGGATAGTAGACTTCCAGTTGTGCCAAGACAAGGAAAGCAAGTCCTTCATGATTCCTGCTGTacttaaggtctgtcagataCTCTAGGATGGAAGGCTGAAGATGGATGTTCCAATGTTCTAGAGAGAGAATGTTGGGAACTATCCCAGCAGTCAGCTGTCTCTGCCATTTCTATATGTTATGAAATCTGCAGTCCTGTGCTTCCTATATGCTCAGGTAATATTTactccttctcaggtctctgatagGGTAGAAGAATACATAGTCATAATCTCACTATAAGCTTATGTTGTTTAGGACTTAAGATGGTCTATGTCAAAGGAGTTATTTTGAGAATGGCAATACAAGTTAGCATAGAATATGGTGCAAATGCAGAACTCTGAACTCACAAAGATAGAAgagataatagaaaaaaattctcctgagttgccaaatacaaacaaactggACTTTTTGATTGTATTTCTTATATGATAATTTCTATAATTGTTTCATTATTATTCCTATGGTGTAGTGTTTATTATTACAAGAGAAAGAGACTTTTATTTTGACAAAAATGggaattgttgaggtttggtcttttgctatgtattgtgaTGCTAACTACTGGCCCCCAAAGTCCAAATTAAAGGATTATTTTCTGAGCATGCAGGGAGGCAGCAAATTCAGGATCTGAACTGTGTCTCCAAACACAGTATCCAGGATACCTAAATCCACTCTCATATATATTGTTTCCAGAGATCAGAGTAATAGGGGACAAAGGAGTGGGTCAGTAGTATGGGGTTATCTAGGGCATAACAGGCAACTGGTCACATATTCTAACAACGTATACACCTTGgtttaaataacagaaatttctatattctttacAGGCCAACAGACAATTATGAAAACATTTGGAGAAGTGGGATAAGGATCTGTTCCTAGGCCTGGGATCATGAGCTTGTTtgaccctgccagcaagatggagaagttgtcccTGAGATGGCTGTAATCAGACAACTGTTTACAACAGGAGCTATTCAGCTGGAGGGAAGTCCCCAGCTCCCCTGGGACCTGAAACCTTGAATTTGGTTCCCACTATGACGAAATGGACTCTGGAAATGAAGTGGTGAtacttagaatatttttcttgcttGTTCCCAACACAGTGAGTTATTTGCTTGTTGTCCTTCATCAATTACTGAAGAATGATAGGTATAGAGGAATCCAATCATGTTGCTTCACTTGACCTTGCTCCAGCAGATTGTCTTGAACTCATTAATTTACAACCAACACAAACCACAATAATGGAGGGGGGGTGTCAAGTGGCAGGTAATACATAAAGCTAGAAGGGAAGATGGTACTGGGTAGAGGAGGAATGGAAGGGGAAGAAATGAGAAGTACGTTGGAATAAATGCCAGTCTATGCTCATAGGAGATCTCAAacgttaaaaaagaaatatttagatGCATGCCTGATTGTGTGTGCATCTATGGtatttacacatgtgtgtatgtacatttatgtgtgtgttagtacccatgtgtgtgcatgtatgtgaacacTCAAGGTTTCCCCTTCTTCAAACCTTCTCCACTTTACTTATGGAGCTAGGTTCTCTCTCTGAACACAGAACTGCAAACATGGCTAATTTCTCTTGCCAGCTTAACCCTAGTAGTGCTCTTCCTACTTCCAGAACGTCGGAATTACATAACCATAACCATCCACCCTGTGCAAATAATATTTATGCAACTGAATCGTCCATTTGGCCCTCTTAGtgctattcattttttttacaatTGTAATATACATATGCTAcatgaattaaattttatttaaatcacttCATAAATGATCCTGTTTTGGTGTTTTTCTATATATTATTTCCCTGTCAGGGATTGTCCTTTCTGTTGTcccatatatgcacatgtgttgtGAAAAGTCTTAGGTTTCAGAAATAAGTCATTATTTTCCTTCCTGTTGAGGAGTTCTGTGCAGAGAGTGAAGAGAATCCAAGTTGACAAGCTTCCATTGTTATTTGAAGAGCAGTAAACATtgcaaagaacagaaaatgaggcagaaagacCCAGAAACATCAACAGAACTAGGAAAACATCTATTGGTCTGTGTCCTTGAAGGTAAGGATGCTGGGTGTTATTTGAGGTGACAAAGGGGCTGAAGAAGTCCCAGGAAGAAATCAAATGATCGACCTCTCACTGGAGCTGAGGTGGCCATGCTCACTCATGAGTTAAACAGGGATAAGAAGACAGGAGTGAAACCAAAACTGCTGGTGTGCAACACATAAACAAAACTTTTCTGAAAGTCCATAGTAGGGGATAAAGTTATGAGAAGGAAGACAATGTTTTCCTAAAGCCTTTATGATTTGCAAAATGAGATTCTCAGATTTTGATTGAGTCTTGAGTTCCTTAAAGTGGTAAGTTTGAATGTCTCCAGTGTTTCCAGTTGTAGTTGGGATGCACAGTAGTAACTGAACACCTTGTTGTGTTTCTGCTGTCCCTTTACAGTAGTGAACTTTCAGGTCAGGAGGGAGACATGTTCCCTGCTATTATGGCTAGTTGACAGGCAACTTTCTTGGTCACAAAGGAAACAGTAATAATGAAGCAAATAACTTACTCTCTTGTAAGAAGGCTCTAGAGCTGTCCAAGAATATGACTCTCCACCCAAATGCTCTGCCTGAGTACTGTGATCTGCTAGTGATCATGCCAGAGGGGCCTAACCACGAATTCCTCATAAGGGCTGTGTACATGGAGAGTACTCTCAGACCAGTGAGGGATTAGGTTCTCACTGACAGGAAGGCAATTCCTAGGGGAAGAAACACTGAACTGACATCTCTGGACAATTTCTAAAGAAAGGTAGGGAAACACATTAGAATGgatatatgaaaaattatttataagaaaTGAAGGGAATATAAGTTCCCAGAAAAGACTATCAATTTGACAATGAAGGAGCAGGTGAGGGTGTGGACTGAAGACATGCTGAAGACATGTGAGTAGGGCTGATGGATGGGAAATGAAGGGGAAAAGGGATGGAATTCTACTTTATTTAAAAgggtatagaaataaaataaaatatgaaatcaaaCTTACAGTAAACTACTAACAAATGAAGACATACAGCTGTGAGAGAAAGAATCAATGATACCCTAAAAGGACCTTGCCAGGTAAGGCCATCAACATTCTATATTAAACaattagcaacaacaacaaaaaaaaacacatgtaaaAGTTGTCATGTATAAGCCTGCTTTATTTAGCAATTTCTaggaagcaaagagcagagaTGATATCACATGAGTACAGACATCACAGGACTAGTGATGGTTGTTTCACAGGTACTGACAGGGAGGTTTATGATGCTGAAAAACAAGGTTTCCCAGGTAAGTGGAAACTAAAAGGGAGGTGTGCATTTCTTGAGGAAGACCTAGGCATCGATTTCCAGATTGAAGAGGATGGAGACACCCTTTCATAAACACCCCAGAGATCAAGGTAGGGAGGCAGGTGCCTGGAAACCCAAATACAACATGAAGCACCAAATGTGTGTGAATCATGATGTGGAGCTCAGAAGATGACTATCAAAAGATGAGCAATGGGGTCCCAAGCAGacaggaagaggagcaagaggagccAGCCTCCTCACACCCAAGCAGACATCCAGAGAGGAGAAACCCCTGTAAACAGGGCACTACAGCCAGGGTATCTGGACTCTGCCACAAGCTCTGATGGTTGGGACTTCAGGGCCTGTAGCTCTTCCTGCTGGAGGAGTTGGTAGTGAACTTAATGGTTGAAGTGCTGCCACCAGAGGAGCTGAGGCCACCTCTGATGACTCTGCCACTGCCAGCACTGAAGCCACCTCCCAGGCCACGGCTACTTGCATAGGAGTGGCTGCTGCCTCCTTCGAGGCCTAAGCTACTGCTTCCACCTCCAGCAGTGCCACGGTCACTGGACACAGTGGACTGCACCAGAGctgtgaaggaggaagaggacaccAGAGAAATTGTGAGCACACTATGATCAGCTAACCCAGTCacaagggaaggggaaggggaggctgGCAAGCAGAATACTTACAGATGTTAACTGGTCCAACACCTTCACCATTCAACCTAGGAGAGGAAAGCAGCAGGTGAGANNNNNNNNNNNNNNNNNNNNNNNNNNNNNNNNNNNNNNNNNNNNNNNNNNNNNNNNNNNNNNNNNNNNNNNNNNNNNNNNNNNNNNNNNNNNNNNNNNNNNNNNNNNNNNNNNNNNNNNNNNNNNNNNNNNNNNNNNNNNNNNNNNNNNNNNNNNNNNNNNNNNNNNNNNNNNNNNNNNNNNNNNNNNNNNNNNNNNNNNNNNNNNNNNNNNNNNNNNNNNNNNNNNNNNNNNNNNNNNNNNNNNNNNNNNNNNNNNNNNNNNNNNNNNNNNNNNNNNNNNNNNNNNNNNNNNNNNNNNNNNNNNNNNNNNNNNNNNNNNNNNNNNNNNNNNNNNNNNNNNNNNNNNNNNNNNNNNNNNNNNNNNNNNNNNNNNNNNNNNNNNNNNNNNNNNNNNNNNNNNNNNNNNNNNNNNNNNNNNNNNNNNNNNNNNNNNNNNNNNNNNNNNNNNNNNNNNNNNNNNNNNNNNNNNNNNNNNNNNNNNNNNNNNNNNNNNNNNNNNNNNNNNNNNNNNNNNNNNNNNNNNNNNNNNNNNNNNNAGGGCATCCTCCAGCCCTTCCAGCTTGCCCCTGGCATCCTTGAGGGCCATCTCCCCACGCTGCTCAGCTTCAGCAAAGGCAGCTTCCTGGTTGGCAAtctggatagagagagagagagaaaaaaaaaaacaatcttggAGTGTGCATCTCAGAGAAGCTGAGCCCCAGAACTTGATTTCCAGTAAGCAAGAGTTAGAGGACAGGAATCATTGGCCAGACACCCAAGCATTTCTCTCTCTACCCCACCTGCTTCTTGACATGGTTGATCTCAGATCTCCAAATCTGGATGATGCGGTTGATCTCAGCAATCTCCTGTTCGGTGTTGCGCAGGTCTTCCCCATGTCTGCTAGCTGTGACCTGAAGCTCCTCATACTGAAGGTCAATCCAGCAGAGAACATTTATGTAAGTTGTAACATGCAGAAGCAAATCCATCTCTAAGAGGCACGCATTATCGTGGGTATGATGTcttttcctcaagggaagcttTAGGAGATCACAGACTCCATAGTTCCCTCGGGAAGTGGAATTGTTCTCTAGTATCTCCTGATGACATGTGTTCAGAGTACAGAGTACAAGGAATGAGAGGCACGGAATCCTTTTATGTCAACTTTGCATCTACCTCTGGGATCTTTTTCTCTTAGATTAAAAAATCCTTCTATAACCCAAGGACACAGTACATTTACTGTGAGAACACCCCAGCATCTGTTTAATGGGCCTCCAATCCTGAAGCCAGAGACACATGGAGTTCAGGGAGGGTCCCACACATCCTCATCAGCCTCCACTCCAATACTTACTCTAGTCTGGTACCAAGACTCAGCCTCAGCCTGACTTCTCTTTGCAGTGTCCTCATACTTGGCCTTGGCCTCAGCGATGATGCTGTCCAGATCCAGGCTGCGGTTGTTGTCCATGGAGAGGACCACAGATGTGTCTGAGATGTGAGTTTGCATCTGAGACAGTTCCTGCAGAGGAGGAGCCATGCTCATCTCTGTCTGTGAGGATCAGGTTCCCAATATTTTGCACAGGAGACTAtaaatggaggaggaaggaggaggagagagaagggaagaatttGGGGACTTACTGCCTCATAAATAATTCTCAGGACGTCGATCTCATCTCTTAGACTGTCTGCCTTGGCTTGCAGTTCAACCTTGTTCATGTAGGTAGCATCTACATCCTGAAGAAACCATGAACAACATGGAATCAGGTTACACTCTTGCCCAGACCATTCACCTCTGTCTCCATGACCACTATGTCTCTGGAAGGGACCAGACAGGCAAGGCCATTTCTGTCTTTCAGTTGAGAATCCCATCTCTGCGATTAGTCAGCTCACCTTCTTCAGGATCACAAATTCATTCTCTGCTGCTGTGCGTTTCTTGATCTCATCTCCATCTCTGAGAGGAAAGGCATACCACATTGGAGACAGTAGGATGGTGCTATCAATGGCAGCCTGTGACTCTGCCCCCATACACTATAACATATCCAAATATGGCTAAAAGATAACTTTTTAATTAACTAGCTCATTGCTTTTCTGTCCACTAATTTCCTGTAACTCTCCTTGGTCCTAGGCTTTTGTTCTTTGCCAATAAGTTGTCATTTTTATCTCTGTAACCAAGCTTCCTTAAATCACGGAGTCTTTGTCTAGATTTGGGCTTCCATTTTTATAAAGTTAGGAGACTGGGTTCTTCCTTCTTTGTAACTCACTTGCTCTTGTAGTCCTCCACTGTGTCCTGGATGTTCCTCAGCTCTGAGTCCAGGCGACCCCTCTCTCCCACGATGCTGTCCAGCTTTCTGCGGAGGTTGCTGATGTACTGCTCAAAAAGAGGCTCCAGGTTCTGCCTCACGGTCTTGGTGCCCTGCTCCTGCAGCAGGGTCCACTTGGTGTCCAGGACCTTGTTCTGCTGCTCCAGGAACCGTACCTGGAAGGTCCAAGTATGAGAGGGAGAGGTTTGGGTTTCATCCTTCTATAGTGAGGGTGCCCTCTCAGTCATACTGACCAAACTCTCTCAGTGTAGGTAGAACCTGGTTCTGGGGTGCGAGGAACACTTCAGAGTGGAGCAACCAAGACAACTTCTCAAGAAGACAGAGCATGCTTTCAGGGCCCTGGTAGCCCAGCAGTGTGTTACCAGAGAGTGCTGCAGATTAATGAGGCTGGCATGGCTCCCAACTgcactatatataaatatagacttTCATCTCACTACAGTCCTGTGTTGTGTGAGTCTTTTGGTCATTTCAGTCCATTGTGATCAGACACCCTGATGGGACAACCACTGGAGGAGAAGAACTCTGACCCTGATTTCTATATGTCAGTCTAACTAAAGAGGAACACAAACCAGGACAGAGGATTAACTAGAAACAAAGGCAACATCTGAGCCAAGTCTGAAACTTCTCTCCACCTTTGTTCAGCATGCACTGCAGACACACAGGCTGCTCTAGGAAGGACCATGTCTCACCTTGTCGATGAAGGAGGCAAACTTGTTGTTGAGGGTCTTGATCTGCTCCCTCTCCTCAGTCCTGACCCGCTGGATGGTGGGGTCGATTTGCAGGTTCAGGGGGGTGAGGAGGCTCTGGTTGATGGTGACCTCTTGGATGCCTCCAGGTGGACACACCGGGAAGCCAGCTCCCCCATAGCCACCACCAAATCCTGCTCTAGTGCCAAAGCCAAAGctacctccagctcctcctccaatGCCGAAGCCTCCTCCAAATCGGCTGCCATAGCCTCCTCCAGTGCCACAGCTGCCCCCTCCGATGGAGATCCTCTTGGAGCTCCCCACACCATAGAGGCTCCTGCTGCCAAAGCCAGCTCCTCCACACACTGCACCGAAGCTACTGCTGCCCGGCgagtggcacacagacacactgctGAAGCCAGAGAGGTTTAGCCTAGGCACTCTGGCTGAGCTGGTACTGAAGCCATGGTGCCTCACTTGACTCCTGATGGTATTCTTGGTAGACATGGTGTCTTGAGATGAGAATGGGATGTCGAGAGACACAGTGCAGAGCCAAACAGAATATTGTGTGTCATGTCCTGGGCTGCAGCTTTTATGGCACAGATGGACTTGGCTGGGTCCTAAAGGTGAGCTTGCAGAGTTAGGACAGGGCGGTAGAGAGAAACAGTGAGGTAATACCTAGATTATTTGAAAATGTTGTGAAATATTGAGGTTACAATTTTGGCTTCCTTTAGTCAGGGACAATGCTCCTGACTCTAGTGTTGGCTTTACCTGTGCACAGGAGGTCAGTTCTTCATTCGCTGTATCTCAGAGTTAGTCACCAACTCTACAAAGATTTTGCATGTCCTGTTAAATGGGCTGACACCTCTGCTCCAAGCCTGCCTGTTCTTTTCTCCCATGGAGATACTGGAGACCAAATGCAATCCTATGCCAACAGAAAGATCGTAGCTGACCTTTAGTGATTAGGAATATGAAGATCATCCTGTCTTCCTTCAAATCCCATTTCCAACagatacaaaaaacaaacatttgtaTCCCACACCTGTGTGACCATTTTAAGCCAAGCAGCTCACAGTCAGCCTTTTGCTTTCATGTCCCAATTCACTTCACTCACCACCCTAACAGTATTTGAAAGCAGATCTCAGAAAACATGTAATTCCTATAGTGTATAATTCACTATTACATCTAAAGTCAGGCTGTTTCTACACACTTTGAAATCACCTTAGGTATTTaaatactcacatatattaaTTTACCTTTTAACCAATGTTCAAGGGACTTTTAAGATGCCTCACTGGTAAATCTCATGcattgttctttcagaagacctaagtttagttcccagcacccaaatgatTTATTGCAACCATCCATACTTCCAGGTCCATGGAAATCCATGTCTTCTTCTGATGTCTGAGGGCATCAGACATATGTATGGTACCATACTTACCCTCACAAAAATACTCctatacattaaagaaaaacaaacaaatgtaacaaCAGAAATAAGTGATTTTTCTTTACTCCAGTTAGCAttattgactttaaatttttGATAGTTCTATTTTGTAAATCCATACAACTCTTGTTTTATTTAGGTAACAGATCttaaatcatttaaattatttttaaattatcctaTAATATTCTTTCCCTAGcatgttaaataaatatgtgtctgggtattttgtctgcatggatAATTTAAAACACTTGTATCCCTGGTTCCCGTGGAGGACAAAAAGGTGAATCAGGTCCCTTAGACCTGGAGTTACCAGGAGGTTGTGAgctctgagccatcatgtgggaaCTGGAAATTCATCCCTGGACCTCTAGAAGACTAGACAGTGCTCTTTTCCATCACTGTGTCCTCTCTGTTAGTAACTCCTGTATTAAAGAGTACAAATTAACTCTTTTTAATGCTCCAGTTGCCAATTTTCCATGTTATTACTTCTGCTTTCTACTTCTGGAGTCTACTATGTCTACCAAATGTTCTGTAAACTGATACTTCTCGAACTGTGAATCTTAAGATATACTCAAGACtgacagtttttcttttattactaagGATATATACAGCTATCctggtttttcttgtttgtttgttttttgttttttcatatgaacCAAAAATTTTCCTCTCAAAGTtagtgaagaattatgttggaattttgatcaGGCTTGCATTAAATCCCTAGAGCAttttgataggatggccatttttactgtgtaaATCCTAtgaacccatgagcatgggaaacgtttccatcttctgatatctccttcactttctttcttcaacaTCTAAAAGCTTATATCCCAGGATTTTTCTTTTGGTAGGTTAGAATTACCCCCGAGATACTTCATATTATTTGAGACTATTTTGTAACGTCTTCTTTCCATGATTTCTCTCTCAGTCGATGTCATCTGTATATAAGAATggtactgatttttgtgagttaatcttgtatccaatACTTGCTGAAAGTGTCTGTCGGCCATAGGTTTTCCATGTGGCCTTTTAGGGTCACTCACGGATAGTCTTATACCATGTGTAAGGGGAGATACTTTGACCCCTTCCTTTCCACTGTGTGTCCTGTTGATCTCCTgcagttgtcttactgctctagctaagatGTCAGGTTttgtattgaataggtatggacaGGGTAGATAACTCTGTTTGGAATGTAGTGGAATTGCCCTGTGGTTTTGCACATTTAAGTTGACGTTGGCTAAGGGCTTAATGTAAACTACCAtttattatgttgaagtatgTTTCTTTTATTCATGATACATCTGGAACTTTTGTCTTGAAGGGTGTCATATTTTGGCAAAGTACGTTTCTGCCTCTTATGAGACAATTATATGGTTTTCATGTTTCAGTTTGTCTTTATGATGGATTCCATTAACTGatttgaaccattcctgcatgcCAGTGATgtagcctatttgatcatgatggatgatctttttgtgttttctttgatttagttttcaagtattttattgagaacttttCCATCTaagttcataaaggaaattggtctctaattaattctctttatttattttttaaagttttatttatatattttgtatatacgaatgctctatctgtatgtacacctgcatgccagaaggcACCAGATTCCAGGAGAGATAGTtgagaaccaccatgtggttgctgggaattgaattcaagacctccGGACAAGCCGACACTACTCTTAaatattgagccatctttctagcccattttcatttgtgtgtgtgtgtgtgtgtgtgtgtgtgtgtgtgtgtggtttggatATCAGGGTTATTTTGGCCTCATAAAGGAATTGAGCAATGTTCTTCTTCTGCTTgcattttgtggaataatttgaggagaatTGGTGTTATGTCTTCTGTGAAAATCTTCTAAAATTTTGCTCAAAACCCACGAGGCtctgagaatagttttggttgGAGACTTGTAATTATAGCTTTTCCTTCACTAGAGGTCATATGTTGCCTCAATGGCAATGAGATATTAACTTTAGTATACAGTACATATCTTTTACGTTTTCCAAACTGGTGGAATACAGGTTTCGAAAATATGTCCTTAGATTCTCTGGATTTACTTGGTCTCTGTTGTTGCTTGCCTTTTCATCACTAATTATGTTAAATCAGATATTCTCATTCTACATTTTAGTTAATTTGAATGAGAGTTTGTCAATTGTATTgatattctaaagaaaaaaaaccaataactTTATATCATTGGTTCtttgcattgtttttgtttttcatttattaatttcac
Coding sequences within:
- the LOC116080124 gene encoding keratin, type II cytoskeletal 6A-like isoform X2 → MSTKNTIRSQVRHHGFSTSSARVPRLNLSGFSSVSVCHSPGSSSFGAVCGGAGFGSRSLYGVGSSKRISIGGGSCGTGGGYGSRFGGGFGIGGGAGGSFGFGTRAGFGGGYGGAGFPVCPPGGIQEVTINQSLLTPLNLQIDPTIQRVRTEEREQIKTLNNKFASFIDKVRFLEQQNKVLDTKWTLLQEQGTKTVRQNLEPLFEQYISNLRRKLDSIVGERGRLDSELRNIQDTVEDYKSKDGDEIKKRTAAENEFVILKKDVDATYMNKVELQAKADSLRDEIDVLRIIYEAELSQMQTHISDTSVVLSMDNNRSLDLDSIIAEAKAKYEDTAKRSQAEAESWYQTRYEELQVTASRHGEDLRNTEQEIAEINRIIQIWRSEINHVKKQIANQEAAFAEAEQRGEMALKDARGKLEGLEDALQKVKQDMARLLREYQELMNVKLALDVEIATYRTLLEGEESRCITTSSNPFNISVVQSTVSSGYGSAGGASSSLGLGGGSSYSYGSSHGLGGGFSAGSSRVIGGDLSSSGGSSSTIKYITTSSSRKSYRP